The sequence GCGCGGTAAACCGGCAAACAGTAAGCAGGGCAGCGCCGGACCGGTCGATACGATCCTCGGCATCAGCTTGACCGACAATCTACTGCGCCATATCGACAGCTCGATGGAGCTTTACCGCATGGCGCTGGAGGACGGCGTCGCCCCGGAGCAAGCCCGGCTCTTCTTGCCTGCGTATGGCATGTATGTCCGGTGGTATTGGACAGCCAGCCTGCAAGCGGTGCTGCACTTCCTGGATCAGCGTCTGGAGCATGACGCGCAGAAAGAGATCCAGCTGTACGCCGAAGCTGTGGAACAGTATGTCACCCGGGAGTTTCCGGAAGTCTATCAAGCGTGGAGGGATCAGCGATGACGACTGAACAGAAAACAATGATGAAAGACGTCTACGAACAGCGGAAGAAACGAAAAGCCCTGATTGCGTCTGTCGAAGCCGCAGGTCTGACGAAGGAAAAATATGAAAATCTGAAAGCGAATAAGGTAACGGACGGCAAGATCATCGAGCAGTTCGGCCTGTACGCGACGAAGCTGAACAACTGGAAAAAGGCTGTCGGCCTGTTGGACGGTCCATCTGCTGCACCTGCAGAAGAGAAGAAGCTGCCGGCAGACAATGACCTGAAAGACAGTCTCTCCCGTCTCAAGGAGAAGTTTGACACTCCGGCACCGTCGCCTGACGTTGAGGAAGTTCCAGAGATTGAGAATCCGTCCCTCCGTGAGAAAGACGTGCTGACACCGGTCAGTGAAGTAACGATCAACTATGAAAAGATGTGCGAAACCAAAGATAAGGAGATCGCCCGTCTGGCGACGCTGAATGAAAGTCTGAACGGCAAGATCGCCCGAGTCAACGAGAAGAACGCAGAGCTGGCTGCCGAGAACAATAAGCTGTATCGAACCAAGCCAGAGGCTCCTGATGCAGATCTCGTCGCTGACCTGCGGCAGCGGATTGCTAGTCTCGAGAAGGAGCTGTCCGATCGGAACACTGACA comes from Sporosarcina trichiuri and encodes:
- the thyX gene encoding FAD-dependent thymidylate synthase; the protein is MIQVLDRGYVRLENKMGSDLTIVNSARVSYDKKSEELTEKDKGLIRFLIREGHTSPLRHAMMTFEIYAPLMVARQWWKYVVGSDHTMDSWNESSRRYLSEDEHFYIPGSHEWRGKPANSKQGSAGPVDTILGISLTDNLLRHIDSSMELYRMALEDGVAPEQARLFLPAYGMYVRWYWTASLQAVLHFLDQRLEHDAQKEIQLYAEAVEQYVTREFPEVYQAWRDQR